The following proteins come from a genomic window of Methanosarcinales archaeon:
- a CDS encoding class I SAM-dependent methyltransferase family protein — protein MNLREQMHCIIPDSLLSLVPNRFDIIGDLVVISIPPELDEYKAVIAENIVLQHRNIKKVLNKVAILDGDNRVGRFDILLGDSTQTMHREYGYRYKLDVRKVFFNPRLSFERRRVISLVRSSEHVLIPFCGVGPFAVPAAAKGAKVMAIEKNQAACKWLAENIKLNKVEENISIIPGDALKIINLIDSSFDRAIVPTPYGMHDVLDKISVPVKEGGIIHFYSFQKQHKVKDLLEEYQNSGFEVVFYRKCGNVAPQVSRWVFDLKKQSKD, from the coding sequence ATGAATCTAAGAGAGCAGATGCATTGCATAATCCCTGATTCACTATTATCATTGGTCCCTAACAGGTTTGATATCATCGGGGATCTGGTTGTTATTTCGATCCCGCCTGAACTTGATGAGTATAAAGCCGTTATAGCTGAAAACATTGTTTTACAGCATAGAAACATCAAGAAAGTTCTTAATAAAGTAGCTATATTGGATGGAGATAATCGGGTTGGCAGGTTTGATATTTTATTAGGGGATTCCACACAGACCATGCATAGAGAATATGGTTATAGATACAAATTAGATGTGAGAAAAGTATTTTTCAATCCCCGTCTTTCATTTGAAAGACGCAGAGTAATATCATTGGTCAGATCTTCTGAACATGTGCTTATACCCTTTTGCGGAGTCGGGCCTTTTGCAGTGCCTGCTGCAGCTAAGGGTGCAAAAGTTATGGCTATTGAGAAAAACCAAGCTGCATGCAAGTGGTTGGCAGAAAATATCAAATTGAATAAGGTTGAAGAGAATATTTCTATTATTCCAGGTGATGCTCTTAAGATCATTAATTTGATTGACAGCAGTTTTGATCGTGCGATAGTGCCAACTCCCTATGGGATGCATGATGTTCTTGACAAAATATCAGTACCTGTAAAAGAAGGTGGCATCATCCATTTTTATTCTTTTCAAAAACAACATAAGGTTAAGGATTTATTAGAAGAATATCAGAATAGTGGATTTGAAGTCGTTTTTTATCGAAAATGCGGTAATGTAGCACCACAAGTAAGCCGATGGGTTTTTGACCTGAAAAAACAAAGTAAAGATTAA
- a CDS encoding TIGR00288 family NYN domain-containing protein — translation MKTTGFGSIRNYLSSKKEKGRRKIALLVDGPNMLRKEFQVNLEEIRDVLKDYGSIKIGRVFLNQYASDKLVEAVETQGFEPIICTSDVDVRLAVEGVELIFNPVIDTLAIVTRDADFKPLLAKANEHGKETILFGAEPGLSIALKNSADYVIVLKEGVMEHEFSGKESEEVPSSYSIEKAKHVEN, via the coding sequence ATGAAAACTACTGGATTTGGTTCTATTCGCAATTATCTTAGTTCAAAAAAAGAAAAAGGGAGGCGCAAGATCGCCTTATTGGTAGACGGCCCTAATATGCTCAGGAAAGAGTTTCAGGTGAACCTGGAAGAGATCAGGGATGTGCTCAAGGATTATGGGTCTATTAAGATCGGCAGGGTGTTTTTAAACCAGTATGCTTCTGATAAATTGGTAGAGGCTGTGGAGACCCAGGGTTTTGAACCTATTATATGTACCAGTGATGTTGATGTGAGATTAGCAGTTGAAGGGGTGGAGTTGATCTTCAATCCAGTAATAGATACGCTTGCAATTGTTACCAGGGATGCTGATTTTAAACCTCTGCTTGCCAAGGCAAATGAACATGGAAAGGAGACAATTCTTTTTGGTGCCGAACCTGGATTATCTATAGCTTTGAAGAATTCTGCTGATTATGTGATCGTATTAAAAGAAGGCGTGATGGAGCACGAATTTAGCGGCAAAGAGTCTGAAGAAGTGCCTTCAAGTTATTCTATTGAAAAGGCAAAACACGTGGAAAATTAA
- the hisI gene encoding phosphoribosyl-AMP cyclohydrolase translates to MKIADEILKQLKFDDKGLITAIAQDYQTNEILMLAFMNLKALEKTAETEKAHYYSRSRGKQWLKGETSGHIQIVHDMYIDCDADAVLMKVEQLGGGACHTGYRSCFYRTMDGNIVGEKVFNPEDVY, encoded by the coding sequence ATGAAGATAGCAGATGAGATATTAAAGCAGCTTAAATTTGATGATAAAGGACTTATTACAGCTATAGCCCAGGATTACCAGACAAATGAGATCTTGATGCTGGCTTTCATGAACCTAAAAGCACTTGAAAAGACCGCAGAGACCGAAAAAGCTCACTATTACAGTCGCAGCCGCGGTAAACAGTGGTTAAAAGGTGAAACATCAGGCCACATACAGATCGTACACGATATGTATATTGACTGCGATGCCGATGCAGTTCTCATGAAGGTTGAACAGCTGGGCGGCGGTGCCTGTCATACGGGCTATCGTTCATGTTTTTACCGTACTATGGATGGAAACATCGTTGGAGAGAAGGTATTCAATCCAGAGGACGTCTATTAA